From Lagopus muta isolate bLagMut1 chromosome 15, bLagMut1 primary, whole genome shotgun sequence, the proteins below share one genomic window:
- the AMZ1 gene encoding archaemetzincin-1: MLQCKHTQEFSFGPRALKDALISTNPALQELYAKAFSRAEKLFLSEAYNPQRTLFCTLLIRTAFDWLLSHPDAPEDFETFYHAMLRRKQSFCRKHIYLQPIDLTEGPAGPSLLDSLQSCVESFFLGLRVKCLPSIPISSIHCCYRHSQDSDRVQLHADGILNFLKNNKPMDALCVLGLTLLDLYPCETWSFTFSKFLPGQEVGVCSFARFSGDFPQASCSSLNPLTKKEQLSDVSKESRERTLPFSAQEMVQCCKVTCHEICHLMGLGTCRWLQCIMQGALSLDEALLRPLEPCPICLRKLQHVVGFKLVERYRKLYAWTQTMLSTWPKQEPADLSASEDILPLSSDSGMCCENDSEAVTSLSEPLTPDVCSQALSIGPELEQDERSCSLAEVQSQPQLAGPSQPADVIKDYELWLEMCIAALERNVSEEELARVDKAVDALARWDMFTGQLPAMKKDLPFVRDNTGLRKVLGDKFSSLRRKLSSRKLSKGESSPHRWRWEDN, encoded by the exons ATGCTGCAGTGCAAACACACTCAGGAGTTCAGCTTCGGGCCCCGGGCTCTGAAGGATGCATTGATCTCCACCaatcctgctctgcaggagctcTATGCCAAGGCTTTCTCCAGGGCAGAAAAGCTGTTCCTTTCTGAAGCCTACAACCCACAGAGGACGCTTTTCTGCACGCTGCTCATCCGGACAGCTTTCGATTGGCTCCTCAGCCACCCCGATGCCCCCGAGGACTTTGAAACCTTCTACCATGCCATGctgaggagaaagcagagcttcTGCAGAAAGCACATCTACCTGCAGCCTATTG ACCTGACCGAAGGGCCTGCGGGACCTTCACTGCTGGATTCCCTTCAGAGCTGCGTGGAGTCTTTCTTCCTGGGGCTCCGTGTGAAGTGCCTTCCTTCCATCCCCATCTCATCAATTCACTGCTGCTACCGCCACAGCCAGGACTCAGACAGAGTGCAGCTGCATGCAG ATGGGATCCTGAACTTCCTGAAGAACAACAAGCCCATGGATGCTCTGTGTGTCCTCGGGCTCACTCTGTTGGACCTGTACCCATGTGAGACCTGGAGCTTCACATTCAGCAAATTCCTGCCAGGACAAG AAGTGGGTGTCTGCAGCTTTGCCAGATTTTCCGGGGATTTCCCCCAGGCCAGCTGTAGCAGCTTGAACCCACtcacaaagaaagaacagttaAGTGATGTCAGCAAGGAGAGCCGAGAGCGGACCTTGCCATTCAGTGCCCAAGAGATGGTCCAGTGCTGTAAG GTGACCTGTCACGAGATTTGCCACCTGATGGGCCTGGGGACGTGCCGCTGGCTGCAGTGCATCATGCAGGGCGCGCTGAGCCTGGATGAAGCCCTGCTGCGGCCCTTGGAGCCCTGCCCCATCTGCCTGCGCAAGCTGCAGCACGTCGTGGGCTTCAAGCTTGTTGAGCGCTACAGG AAGCTCTATGCTTGGACGCAGACCATGCTGTCCACGTGGCcaaagcaggagccagcagaCCTGTCAGCCTCAGAGGACATCCTTCCGCTCAGCTCGGACTCCGGGATGTGCTGTGAGAACGACTCCGAGGCTGTGACCTCCTTGTCGGAGCCGCTGACACCAGATGTGTGCAGCCAGGCGCTCTCCATCGGcccagagctggagcaggatgAGCGGTCGTGCTCACTGGCTGAGGTGCAGAGTCAGCCCCAGCTGGCAGGGCCCAGCCAGCCCGCGGATGTCATTAAAGATTACGAGCTGTGGCTGGAGATGTGCATCGCTGCCCTGGAGAGAAACGTCTCTGAGGAGGAACTGGCTCGAGTAGacaaggctgtggatgctctggcTAGGTGGGACATGTTCACGGGACAGCTGCCCGCTATGAAGAAGGATCTGCCCTTCGTTAGGGACAACACCGGGCTACGGAAAGTGCTCGGAGACAAATTTTCCTCTTTGCGGAGGAAACTGAGTTCCAGAAAACTGTCCAAAGGGGAATCATCCCCTCATCGCTGGCGGTGGGAGGACAACTAG